A window from Pseudomonas campi encodes these proteins:
- the rpiA gene encoding ribose-5-phosphate isomerase RpiA — MTQDQLKQAVAQAAVDHILPFLDSKSVIGVGTGSTANCFIDALAQHKMAFDGAVASSEATAARLKGHGIPVYDLNSVSELEFYIDGADESDEHLNLIKGGGAALTREKIVAAVAKTFICIADASKLVPVLGNFPLPVEVIPMARSHVARQLVKLGGDPVYREGVLTDNGNIILDVFNMSITDPVELETQINAIVGVVTNGLFAARPADLLLLGTSEGVKTLKNA; from the coding sequence ATGACCCAGGATCAGCTCAAGCAGGCCGTGGCCCAGGCCGCCGTCGACCATATCCTTCCCTTTCTCGACAGCAAGAGTGTGATCGGCGTCGGCACCGGCTCCACCGCCAACTGCTTCATCGACGCCCTGGCCCAGCACAAGATGGCCTTCGACGGCGCCGTGGCCAGCTCCGAAGCCACCGCCGCGCGCCTCAAGGGCCATGGCATCCCGGTGTACGACTTGAACAGCGTCAGCGAGCTGGAGTTCTACATCGACGGCGCCGACGAGAGCGACGAGCACCTCAACCTGATCAAGGGCGGCGGCGCCGCGCTGACCCGCGAGAAGATCGTCGCGGCGGTGGCCAAGACCTTCATCTGCATCGCCGACGCCAGCAAGCTGGTGCCGGTACTCGGCAACTTCCCGCTGCCGGTGGAAGTCATCCCCATGGCCCGCAGCCATGTGGCCCGCCAGCTGGTCAAGCTGGGCGGCGACCCGGTGTACCGTGAGGGCGTGCTGACCGACAACGGCAATATCATCCTCGACGTGTTCAACATGAGCATCACCGACCCGGTGGAGCTGGAAACCCAGATCAACGCCATCGTCGGCGTGGTCACCAACGGCCTGTTCGCCGCGCGTCCGGCCGACCTGCTGCTGCTCGGCACCTCCGAAGGTGTGAAGACGCTGAAGAACGCCTGA
- a CDS encoding YegP family protein, giving the protein MASKFVLKTASNGQFHFNLHAGNGESILNSEQYKAKQSALDGIESVRKNAQREGAFEIKAAAGGKFHFVLKASNGQVVGQSQMYASEAGAEAGCESVKRSAPDASLQDDS; this is encoded by the coding sequence ATGGCTAGTAAGTTCGTTCTGAAGACCGCCAGCAATGGTCAGTTCCACTTCAATCTGCACGCCGGCAACGGCGAGAGCATCCTCAATAGTGAGCAGTACAAGGCCAAGCAATCGGCCCTGGACGGTATCGAGTCGGTGCGCAAGAACGCGCAGCGCGAGGGCGCCTTCGAGATCAAGGCGGCCGCCGGCGGCAAGTTCCATTTCGTGCTCAAGGCCAGCAATGGCCAGGTGGTCGGCCAGAGCCAGATGTATGCCAGCGAAGCCGGCGCAGAGGCCGGTTGCGAGTCGGTGAAGAGGAGTGCGCCGGACGCGAGCCTGCAGGACGACAGCTGA
- a CDS encoding DUF2269 family protein — MEHYQLLKFAHLIPAVLILAGFIAHCFMLWKANKGGDAAVLTRKLRVTRLYSLPALGVLALSLPVSGWWLVHTVGLPLGASWLLYSAILFALLILFGLLLHGRLGTWQTAVGGAVPVKLLRFVIAYGVLMLVLLLAIFALMGAKPA; from the coding sequence ATGGAACACTACCAGCTGCTGAAATTCGCCCACCTGATTCCGGCCGTGCTGATCCTGGCCGGCTTCATTGCCCACTGCTTCATGCTGTGGAAAGCCAACAAGGGCGGCGATGCAGCCGTACTGACGCGCAAGCTGCGCGTCACCCGCCTGTACAGCCTGCCGGCCCTCGGCGTGCTGGCCCTGAGCCTGCCGGTCAGCGGCTGGTGGCTGGTGCACACGGTTGGCCTGCCGCTGGGTGCCAGCTGGCTGCTGTACAGCGCCATCCTGTTCGCCCTGCTGATCCTCTTCGGCCTGCTCCTGCACGGCCGCCTGGGCACCTGGCAGACCGCAGTCGGCGGCGCAGTGCCGGTCAAGCTGCTGCGTTTCGTCATCGCCTATGGCGTGCTGATGCTGGTGCTGCTGCTGGCGATCTTCGCCCTGATGGGGGCCAAGCCGGCCTGA
- a CDS encoding SDR family oxidoreductase, which produces MRILLVGATGFIGRHLLVALTQAGHQIVATSRQVVERPLPGVAWQRLDLRELADEPTSFTWPPAIDLLINAAGELSSDLAGMCRLQTAGTCALFDLASQHGVRVLQISALGAGMQADVPFLASKARADDYLLQLGRPAVVLRPSLVLGPGGTSSAWLQRLSPWPVIPLLNNRAQLQPLHVDDLCGAVLALLRNWPVQSTVLPLVGPQAMTQGQLLDQLRHAQGWPAARYWVLPAALSRLGAILGERMGWAALNPQTLRLAQRDNLAGGDALASTCGFRCAPLSSRLHDWPQAAQSCAMALQPLVLAVLLLIWLGTALVCLGPGFDWGLRIMAEAGITGWPGKLAVISGALLDAALGFGLLLRRWRQPILHAQIGLMLAYSLTISLWLPHYWFDPYMAVGKNFAVLLLSLWLLWLSPPPDKRHG; this is translated from the coding sequence ATGCGTATTCTGCTGGTAGGCGCCACCGGCTTTATCGGGCGCCATCTGCTAGTTGCCCTGACCCAAGCAGGGCACCAGATCGTGGCGACCAGCCGACAGGTTGTCGAACGACCGCTACCCGGCGTCGCATGGCAACGCCTGGATTTGCGCGAGCTGGCTGATGAGCCGACGAGCTTCACCTGGCCACCCGCTATCGACTTGCTGATCAATGCCGCTGGTGAACTGTCCAGCGACCTGGCCGGCATGTGCCGGTTGCAGACCGCAGGCACGTGCGCCCTGTTCGATCTGGCCAGCCAGCATGGCGTACGAGTGCTGCAGATTTCTGCCCTCGGTGCAGGCATGCAGGCCGATGTACCTTTTCTCGCCAGCAAGGCACGGGCCGACGACTATCTGCTGCAGCTCGGTCGACCCGCCGTAGTGCTGCGCCCGTCGCTGGTCCTGGGCCCCGGTGGAACCAGCAGTGCCTGGTTGCAACGCCTGTCCCCCTGGCCAGTGATACCTCTGCTGAACAACCGCGCGCAGCTGCAGCCGTTACATGTCGATGACCTCTGCGGCGCCGTGCTGGCGCTGCTGCGTAACTGGCCCGTGCAGTCGACCGTGCTACCGCTGGTTGGCCCGCAGGCCATGACCCAGGGACAATTGCTCGATCAGTTACGGCACGCCCAGGGTTGGCCAGCAGCGCGTTACTGGGTACTGCCGGCAGCACTGTCCCGACTGGGCGCCATTCTCGGCGAACGCATGGGCTGGGCGGCGCTGAACCCACAGACCTTGCGCCTGGCGCAACGCGACAATCTGGCCGGTGGCGATGCCCTGGCCAGCACCTGCGGCTTCCGCTGCGCGCCTCTGAGCAGTCGCCTGCACGACTGGCCACAGGCGGCACAGAGCTGCGCCATGGCCTTGCAACCCCTGGTGCTGGCAGTGTTGTTGCTGATCTGGTTGGGTACTGCGTTGGTGTGCCTGGGCCCCGGTTTCGACTGGGGTCTGCGCATCATGGCCGAAGCGGGTATCACCGGCTGGCCAGGCAAGCTGGCCGTCATCAGCGGGGCCCTGCTCGACGCCGCGCTGGGTTTCGGCCTACTGCTGCGACGCTGGCGGCAGCCAATACTGCACGCCCAGATCGGGCTGATGCTGGCCTACAGCCTGACCATCAGCCTGTGGTTACCGCACTACTGGTTTGACCCTTACATGGCCGTCGGCAAGAACTTCGCCGTGCTACTGCTCAGTCTCTGGCTGCTGTGGCTGTCCCCTCCACCTGACAAGAGGCACGGATGA
- the ilvA gene encoding threonine ammonia-lyase, biosynthetic: MLEQYVKKILTSRVYDVAVETPLQPARQLSERTGNQILLKREDLQPVYSFKIRGAYNKLAHLTAEQLACGVVTASAGNHAQGLALAAKHMGVKATIVMPKTTPEIKVNGVRSRGGKVVLHGDSFPEALAYSLKLVEEKGYVYVHPYDDPDTIAGQGTVAMEILRQQPGQLDAIFVPVGGGGLIAGIAAYVKYLRPDIRVIGVEPDDSNCLQAAMAAGSRVVLPSVGLFADGVAVAQIGQHTFDVCKDYVDEVITVSTDEICAAIKDIYDDTRSITEPAGALSVAGIKKYVEREGCSGKVLVGIDSGANVNFDRLRHVAERAELGEKREAIIAVTIPEQPGSFKTFCEAIGKRQITEFNYRYHSDGEAHIFVGVQTHPESDPRAALVQGLRDQGFPVLDLTDNELAKLHIRHMVGGHAAAVPDECVFRFEFPERPGALFNFLNKLGGRWNISMFHYRNHGAADGRVLAALQVPVSERPLIPATLDAIGYPYWDESDNPAYKLFLGK; this comes from the coding sequence ATGCTCGAACAGTACGTCAAGAAGATCCTCACCTCGCGCGTCTATGACGTCGCCGTGGAAACCCCGCTGCAACCTGCCCGCCAGCTTTCCGAGCGCACCGGCAACCAGATTCTGCTCAAGCGCGAAGACCTGCAGCCGGTGTACTCGTTCAAGATTCGTGGCGCCTACAACAAGCTGGCACACCTCACGGCCGAGCAACTGGCCTGTGGTGTGGTCACCGCCTCGGCCGGCAACCATGCCCAGGGCCTGGCCCTGGCCGCCAAGCACATGGGGGTCAAGGCCACCATCGTGATGCCCAAGACCACCCCGGAGATCAAGGTCAACGGCGTGCGCTCGCGCGGCGGCAAGGTGGTGCTGCACGGCGACAGCTTCCCCGAGGCGCTGGCCTATTCGCTGAAACTGGTGGAAGAAAAGGGCTACGTCTATGTGCACCCCTATGACGACCCGGACACCATCGCCGGCCAGGGCACCGTGGCCATGGAGATCCTGCGTCAACAGCCGGGCCAGCTGGACGCCATCTTCGTCCCGGTCGGCGGCGGCGGGCTGATCGCCGGCATCGCCGCCTACGTCAAATACCTGCGCCCGGATATCCGCGTGATCGGCGTCGAGCCGGACGATTCCAACTGCCTGCAGGCCGCCATGGCCGCCGGCTCGCGCGTGGTGCTGCCGAGCGTCGGGCTGTTCGCCGATGGCGTGGCGGTGGCGCAGATCGGCCAGCACACCTTCGACGTCTGCAAGGACTATGTCGACGAGGTGATCACCGTCAGCACCGACGAGATCTGCGCGGCAATCAAGGACATCTACGACGACACCCGTTCGATCACCGAGCCGGCCGGCGCCCTCTCGGTGGCCGGGATCAAGAAGTACGTCGAGCGCGAAGGCTGCAGCGGCAAGGTGCTGGTTGGCATCGACTCCGGCGCCAACGTCAACTTCGACCGCCTGCGCCATGTCGCCGAGCGCGCCGAGCTGGGCGAGAAGCGCGAAGCGATCATCGCGGTGACCATCCCCGAGCAGCCGGGCAGCTTCAAGACCTTCTGCGAGGCGATCGGCAAGCGCCAGATCACCGAGTTCAACTACCGCTACCACAGCGACGGCGAGGCGCACATCTTCGTCGGCGTGCAGACCCACCCGGAGAGCGACCCGCGCGCGGCCCTGGTGCAGGGCCTGCGCGACCAGGGCTTCCCGGTGCTCGACCTGACCGACAACGAACTGGCCAAGCTGCATATCCGCCACATGGTCGGCGGCCACGCGGCGGCGGTGCCGGACGAATGCGTGTTCCGCTTCGAGTTCCCGGAGCGCCCGGGTGCGCTGTTCAACTTCCTCAACAAGCTCGGCGGGCGCTGGAACATCAGCATGTTCCACTACCGCAACCACGGCGCCGCCGACGGCCGCGTGCTGGCCGCCCTGCAAGTGCCGGTGAGCGAGCGCCCGCTGATCCCGGCCACCCTGGATGCCATCGGCTATCCCTACTGGGACGAGAGCGACAACCCGGCCTACAAGCTGTTCCTCGGCAAATAA
- a CDS encoding SdiA-regulated domain-containing protein: MRRLTQARFFVPALLLAALLLAAVAAQYLRLFERGWFLVQEWRHAAEWREQSIWLPDYVATLQAQPIDGLDADVSALTYDPDRRSLFTVTNKKSEIIELSLDGRVLRRVPIVGFGDPEAIEYISPGIYVVTDEREQRLFRVHLSEDTAFVDAADSEQLSLGIGRNGNKGFEGLAYDAANQRLFAAKERDPVQIFEIHGFPHSNPDKPFAVHVVDDPERDAGLFVRDLSSLQYDERSGHLLALSDESRLVLELNVDGKPISMLSLVGGRHDLKKGVPQAEGVAMDDDGNLYVVSEPNLFYVFKKKAGE, encoded by the coding sequence ATGCGACGCCTGACCCAAGCCCGCTTCTTCGTGCCGGCGCTGCTGCTGGCCGCTCTGCTGCTCGCTGCAGTGGCCGCCCAGTATTTGCGCCTGTTCGAAAGAGGCTGGTTTCTGGTGCAAGAATGGCGCCATGCCGCCGAGTGGCGCGAACAGTCGATCTGGCTGCCGGACTATGTCGCCACCCTGCAGGCACAACCGATCGACGGCCTGGACGCCGATGTCTCGGCGCTGACCTACGATCCGGATCGCCGCAGCCTGTTCACCGTGACCAACAAAAAATCCGAGATCATCGAGCTGAGCCTCGACGGTCGGGTGCTGCGGCGCGTGCCCATCGTCGGCTTCGGCGACCCGGAGGCGATCGAGTACATCAGCCCCGGCATCTACGTGGTCACCGACGAGCGCGAGCAGCGCCTGTTCCGCGTACACCTCAGCGAGGACACCGCCTTCGTCGACGCCGCTGACTCCGAACAGCTGTCTCTGGGCATCGGCCGCAACGGCAACAAGGGTTTCGAGGGGCTGGCGTACGACGCAGCCAACCAGCGTCTGTTCGCCGCCAAGGAGCGCGACCCGGTGCAGATCTTCGAGATTCACGGTTTCCCCCACAGCAACCCGGACAAGCCCTTTGCCGTGCATGTGGTCGACGATCCCGAGCGCGATGCCGGGCTGTTTGTGCGCGACCTGTCCAGCCTGCAATACGACGAGCGCAGCGGGCACCTGCTGGCGCTGTCCGACGAATCGCGCCTGGTGCTGGAGCTGAATGTCGACGGCAAGCCGATCAGCATGCTGTCCCTGGTCGGTGGCCGGCACGACCTCAAGAAGGGAGTGCCGCAGGCCGAAGGAGTGGCCATGGACGACGATGGCAACCTGTACGTGGTGAGCGAGCCGAACCTGTTTTACGTGTTCAAGAAAAAGGCCGGGGAATAA
- a CDS encoding AraC family transcriptional regulator: MSVLPEQRVLTTLHTVALAVQALGHGGVAAELVLDGSGISASELDNPARLISHAQELRVLANACAYNRDSALGLSLGKRMHVSAYGILGYTMLASRTLGEALRLAIAHPALLGTYFQLNLLATDDEVRLTAAGYRYASQMEVFNTELCLASLLTVVQDLLGESVRPRRLLLAYRSPAHGASYGEKLGCPVEFGAGSNALCFNPALLERPLPLADPVSHQHGLQQCLQLETQFHSRQDLCEQIRQQLNGDLAGCVSLEQVAGRLHRSARTLRRHLQQLNTSFQHLLDEVRYDKARQLLQQTDLPIYLIAEQLGYSEAASFRHAFQRWSGLAPSDFRR, encoded by the coding sequence ATGTCAGTGTTACCCGAACAGCGCGTTCTCACCACTCTGCACACCGTGGCGCTGGCAGTGCAGGCCCTCGGTCATGGCGGCGTCGCGGCCGAGCTGGTGCTGGACGGCAGTGGCATCAGCGCCAGCGAGCTGGACAACCCGGCGCGCCTGATCAGCCATGCCCAGGAGCTGCGTGTGCTGGCCAATGCCTGTGCGTATAACCGCGACTCGGCGCTGGGCCTGAGCCTGGGCAAGCGCATGCATGTTTCGGCTTACGGCATCCTCGGCTATACCATGCTCGCCAGCCGCACCCTGGGCGAGGCGCTGCGCCTGGCCATCGCCCATCCGGCGCTGCTCGGCACCTACTTCCAGCTCAATCTGCTGGCGACCGATGACGAAGTCCGGCTGACCGCTGCCGGCTACCGCTACGCCTCGCAAATGGAAGTGTTCAATACCGAGCTGTGCCTGGCCTCGCTGCTCACCGTAGTGCAGGACCTGCTTGGCGAGTCGGTGCGCCCGCGCCGTCTGCTGCTGGCCTATCGCAGCCCAGCGCATGGCGCCAGCTATGGCGAAAAGCTCGGCTGTCCGGTGGAGTTCGGCGCCGGCAGCAATGCCCTGTGCTTCAACCCGGCACTGCTCGAACGGCCCCTGCCGCTGGCCGATCCGGTCAGTCACCAACACGGCCTGCAGCAGTGCCTGCAGCTGGAAACGCAGTTCCACAGCCGCCAGGATCTGTGCGAGCAGATCCGCCAGCAACTCAATGGCGATCTGGCCGGCTGCGTCAGCCTGGAGCAGGTGGCGGGCCGCCTGCACCGTTCCGCGCGCACTCTGCGCCGTCATCTGCAACAGCTCAACACCAGCTTCCAGCACCTGCTCGACGAGGTGCGCTACGACAAGGCGCGGCAGTTGCTGCAGCAGACCGACCTGCCGATCTACCTGATCGCCGAACAGCTCGGCTACAGCGAAGCGGCCAGCTTCCGCCACGCCTTCCAGCGCTGGAGCGGCCTGGCGCCGAGCGACTTCCGCCGCTGA
- a CDS encoding histone deacetylase family protein — protein MLTIYSDDHHLHHGKYELIDGQLTPCFEKPSRADMVLARAQAVQLGEVATPREFGLEPVLRVHDEGFVHFLRNAWSEWSALGRSHDMLPFTWPNRRLRQTIPDCIDGKLGYYSFDAGVPITAGSWKAISASANVALTGQAELVKGARGVFALCRPPGHHAAADYMGGYCYLNNAAIAAQACLDQGAARVAILDVDYHHGNGTQDIFYDRADVLFTSIHGDPRFEYPFFLGYADEKGVGVGQGFNFNYPLAAGSDWAVWSLALAAACRQIAAYAPDVLVVSLGVDTFKEDPISQFKLDSPDYLRMGEIIGRLGVQTLFVMEGGYAVEEIGINAINVLQGFDSVTAV, from the coding sequence ATGCTGACGATCTACAGCGACGACCATCATCTGCACCACGGCAAGTACGAGCTGATCGATGGCCAGCTCACCCCCTGTTTCGAGAAGCCCAGCCGTGCCGATATGGTCCTGGCGCGCGCCCAGGCTGTGCAGTTGGGTGAAGTGGCCACGCCGCGCGAGTTCGGCCTGGAGCCGGTGCTGCGGGTGCATGACGAAGGCTTCGTGCACTTTTTGCGCAATGCCTGGAGCGAGTGGTCGGCCCTCGGTCGCAGCCACGACATGCTGCCCTTTACCTGGCCCAATCGGCGCCTGCGCCAGACCATCCCGGACTGCATCGACGGCAAGCTCGGCTACTACAGCTTCGACGCTGGCGTGCCGATCACCGCTGGCAGCTGGAAGGCCATCAGTGCCTCGGCCAACGTCGCGCTGACCGGCCAGGCCGAGCTGGTCAAGGGCGCGCGCGGGGTGTTCGCGCTGTGCCGGCCGCCGGGTCACCACGCCGCTGCCGATTACATGGGCGGCTACTGCTACCTGAACAACGCCGCCATCGCCGCCCAGGCCTGCCTGGACCAGGGCGCCGCGCGGGTGGCTATCCTCGATGTCGACTACCACCACGGCAACGGCACCCAGGACATCTTCTATGACCGCGCCGACGTGCTGTTCACCTCGATCCACGGCGACCCGCGCTTCGAGTACCCGTTCTTCCTCGGTTATGCCGACGAGAAGGGCGTGGGCGTCGGCCAGGGCTTCAACTTCAACTATCCGCTGGCCGCCGGCAGCGACTGGGCCGTGTGGAGCCTGGCGCTAGCCGCCGCTTGCCGGCAGATCGCCGCCTACGCGCCGGATGTGCTGGTGGTGTCGCTGGGCGTGGACACTTTCAAGGAAGACCCGATCTCGCAGTTCAAGCTGGACAGCCCGGACTACTTGCGCATGGGCGAGATCATCGGCCGGCTCGGCGTGCAGACCCTGTTTGTCATGGAGGGTGGCTATGCGGTGGAGGAGATAGGTATCAACGCGATCAATGTGCTGCAGGGCTTCGATAGCGTGACTGCAGTCTGA